A segment of the Coffea arabica cultivar ET-39 chromosome 8c, Coffea Arabica ET-39 HiFi, whole genome shotgun sequence genome:
GttgatctaggtcgaatttgcaaATTACAGAACTAGAAGTTCATGGTTAGTCtggttgtcagtactgaattcaaacgacaataactcaagctacacaattccgattgaggcgtttttagatgcgttggaaagctgaaacataggtttaaaatttaatgttttggccaatgctgatttgatacggatcaaagtgaaaaatgaagccaaacatgtgaaatctcaaaactgcctGCTGAAAAGAACATTTGGCAGTTAgcggtatttcagtcatttcacagtGATACAGtactccaattgagctgaaattttacaggcagctatataacatcatttcctaaaactttcatattttgacctaagcctgattcggcctctaacatggacgaatgatGCTGGTCAGAAGCAGGGCAGTTCAATGCTTAAAACTGGAATTTAATGCATTCAAGGTATAAACTTCTTATTCATGTCTTGAACCACTACTCCAACTTCCTATCTAAGCTTATTAACATCATATGCTAAATAATCAACAAGAAACTCAACTGAACAACTCAAACCCTAGCTCAAAAAGCCACCATATCCATCACAACTACTTAAACAACTATCATTAGCCAAGAATATAAGTTGCTATACaaacttaagcaagattaagggtaagaaaatggaaaaacagCCATAATACCTTGCCAAAGATGCTTTCAAGAGAAACCTCAACCTTTTCTTCCAAACTTTTAGTACACCAAGCTCCCCAAGTTCCCAAATAGgaggttaatcggtttagaatttcggttttcactcaactaagctagaaatcaagattgaatgaagtggtttctttctctctttttcctccctCAAGTCTCGGCCACAATGAAACTTAGGAGCAGAAATGGAGCTCCAAGAATGGATAAGAAGCCAAGACTTGCTTTGGGTCAAAGACGGTTAGATGACTTCCAAGTGTCATCACAAgatttcatcttgaattttcttttttttttcctttcttttttagtCAAGAATTTTGGCTCTCTCACTAGGATAATTATGGCTGATATTTTTGCACTAATGACAAGGAAATTAAgttaataaagtggtggtcaagtggtgtgttcactCGGTatcaaacggtacccgtcggttcacaccgtttttccttaactcgcatgtactagggttttttcttaccattcactaacttattattattacttctaatcacacatttaatattatttaaaactcactcttaatcactaaattgaGTACACACTCCTTACCGATtactcacactacgaaaagacgtgaaaatcctagtttaccttaacgatgaaagtaaaggggaaacccttggttctatgattacTTGTAACTATTGGGGATGTGAATAAGTAGTAAAGTTATTGTAAAGTattaatttccaaattaaaggggatttaagaaaaatataagggatttaagaaaaatataagtgattTTACAAGTTCTCACAGCTTTCCTTTGTGGTTCCTTTTATAGAACCAAACAGGGCCTAAGTAAAGCAAGAATTCTAAAGTAAAAATGAGAAGCAAATTTCTCGGATTGTCAACCAAAAAGGAGGAAGACCTCTCTGcctctttttatttcttttgttttcttcgtatgggagagagaagagaaaagcTAACCAGATACACAAAAATGTCTTTTTTTTGGGTCGAAATGATAGCTTCATTTATATAGCTATAAACTATACAGTTTTTGAACAAAAGTTCAATAACAAAGGACAACTATTCTACGAGCTATTTTGGTGCACTAGTACTGAAGATTGGGATTCACACATTCCTCATCCAACCAAAGGTCTAGAGCTTAATTGCTCATGTATAATTGTGAGAAccagaaaattttcacattttctaggtattattttatttctttgcgtacatttttatactttcctttaaaatattaatttctatACGTTTTTCTAGGTAAGTacaatttttaaatcatttttctggtataagttagtgttcgttaaatttgaaatgcattatggacgtgggacccgcataTTATTTcacaaggtgttaggagatgattagatGTTAActagctagatagattaacccttgggagaaagaagataagcttaAAACAAtcaaggtgccaagtgtcatggaATCATTGGaagtttgacttttgaccaaggattattaactttcctaaaatcagattttgaccaaaaatctcttcattttcttgtcttccttggccgaactccttgaggagaaaaacaagagagactACTTCAATTTCTAGCTCCCaaacttgcttgaatcttgagttttagccaACCAAATTGGAAACTACTTCATACAAGTGCTCACTAAGGAAGTTtaaaggttttggtggagttattttggaggaggaaagactaagctaccattttccttgaggttccaaggtaaTTTGCTAAGAACATGTCTTTTTGCTTCTAATAGTTgtaaattagtggcttgtggttgtcactttggtagttttatgcaatatttcttggttagaaGTGGTGATATGTggattttcagtttttatagTGAATTTTCTGCCCATATATGAAGCTTAAGGGTTGGCCATAATTTCCTAGCTTTGATATATGAAATATCTAGTGTTTTGGTATTAGTTTaatttgcctaaagaaattccAGCTTGGGGTggataaatttcagttttagagTTTCTAATTTGAGCATGATTAGGGTTAGTTTTGGGGTTACCAACTGGTTGTATTTTAAGGGTGTTAATAgcctatgatgtgtatgtgcaATTGTGGTTGATTGTTATGAGATTTGTGGTTGATTCTAAGATGGAAAAGTAAAGGAATTTAAAGGAAATGCtatccgtttattttcttgaagtttgagTGAGTAAAAATGAGATTTGGAAATGTGATTTTGTGATGCATTGGACTTATTTTGCTTAGAACTACTTAGGTCCACTCTAGTGGTGTTAGATAAGTTACATTTTACCTGAACTTATACATTTTTCGCTTGGCGAACGTGATGACTATTTTAACCATGAATGTTTAATTACAAATGTCAAGCTTTGAACTTCaaatatttactcattttcttcctAAAACAAAGAGGAGTGGTATAGGGTTTTCTCAGCCACAAAATCTATTTTTAACAAGCGAGGCTTTAGGTTTGAATTTAGGGGTTTGTATCTTCCTTTGGCATATGATTTTACCCAAGATACTTGTTACACATTATTTCTTTGCATATGTGTTATTTTCAAGCCAAACAAAGAGCTTtacgaaaaaaattaaaaactactTTTTCATATCCGGCCGTATATCCGGccaaatcttggccggattgctggccggattgacaggggaagATGAAAAAAAATGGGGTTGCTCACTGCTTTgaatccggccgaaaatccggccggattctcacGTGGCTTCggtttcattttgttttccgATGGAGTTTTaaacccttttgagtttagtTTTATGTTTGGTTTGGGAAACTCTTAgttactcatgtcctttggtctAAATGtattcttttcacttccaaaatcataCTTATACCTTGTATTaatagttattcggattttctttggttcacctaaactttggatggttgaaccgtaatattttctcttggttgttcttagggttccttggtgattgagggtgttatccgaaaggaaactttggacgttattttccttaaataggtgagtgttctttatATGTTATGTTAtcaatgactatgtggattgtcaTGACTATGTGGATggttgcttaaataggtgattGATGTACgttatatttccaacatttgctaaaaatgagttttgctaggcgagggtatactttatcgcacttgacctaaatgaatgtgaaattttcaatgattaaatgctacttgtgcatgaatgtaagccttttggctgaactgggcccctGCCTTTcattgccagtcgactcgagtaagaagcggattcggtcgggcgactaaTAACACTGGGAaaaatgtttggtatactcgagtatgaccatgaAGATTGGTGGAGATTGGCCAGTGAAATGACTAGTaggggaaaatgaaatgaatgaacgaatgacaAGAACAAcggaggggttttcacttacaaatgtttttttttatgttggaggaataaggaaatggtcagcgaatgaatgaatgaatggctccacatgagcatgtatccttttaatgaatgtgttaccaTTGCTTTCATATAgtaaatgttttctggattatttgttaGTCAATGATTAATGTCCTGGACAAATTGTTTGATTAGGtgtatggaacctcactgggcttttagctcattccgttagttttgttttccttacaggggatacgagcaATGGTGTGAGATCTGTACAGACTAGCAtggtctagttcttttgaaattttgcgattgtactcgcatCAGTGCTTGgatagggttgaatgtattgggAACTCAGAACTTTTGttgtatttgggattgtattacTATTTGAGATAGAATGTATGTAAGAATACGTTctaagtttgggaactgttatttcacttattcttgaggttatatcttattttgtTTGAAGAGAATaaatgagtcctggcgagagttgggaaggcggtccgccaaaccctttggttcgccttaggggaaggtggggctgtcacaataatACTATCAGTCTTACTTATGTTAGTAAAAGAGAAAGAGCACCTAGAAAACAACCAAGGAACTCTATATCATCTATTAGAGTTGCAACTCGACTACTCCTGTGGCTTTATTTTTGGATGTAGTCTCGTAATTTTTTATTGTCCACACCAATCTGGACGTGTCTCCATCGTTGGTTAACTGCTTTTTATCATGGCCAACTTCATTGCTTTTGCCTAAtcttggagtgaatctcctgaCATCCTTTCCCTACACATCCAAGCTACTTGATGATGTCCTGAGCTGTCAGTTGCCGAGTTTCCCATCCCAGTAGTTAGTTGATCTTTATTTTACTGGGTGTGGATTTTGAGTTATATTATCCTTTGTGCATCTTGATGACTTTGATTAGTCCTAATCTGTGCTGAGTGCTCTTCCTTGTTCTTGTCTTCATGTTAGCCTCATTATACTCAACCTATCCTCGTTGTGCTTTCTCAACAGTTTTGtgaggtttttttttccttttgattgaATTCCCTGTCATTTTTGGCCTTCCAAAATTGCCAGAGAATGTTGATGGTCAAGGACACATGATTCTCAGTGCTCTGATTTCTTGAGATTCAAAAACTGCTGTCCACCATTTTACAAAACAATTTGTTACTTGCTCGATTCCATCCTAGTGAATTGGTGCCATCTCCCAGATGTCCTTAGCGTTTTTACACTGTAAAAGCACGTGTTCAATTGTTTCTTTAGTCTCTCCACATCCCGAGCAAATAGGACTCCCTTGTTTAGTTCTCTTGTATATGAGTTCCCTTACTGGTAAAACATTATGTAGGCATTTCCAAATGAATGTCTCTTCACAAAAAATGTCTATTCAGAGTTTTGTGAAATTTAGAAACACATTTAGTTGTAGTTATAATCTAAAAAGATCCTTTCGTCTTGAGTAATTGGTCCTAAATTTACCAAAGATCCAAGCATTTAGTTATAGTTATAATCTAAAAAGATCCATCTATCTAGAGTAATTGGTCCTAAGTTAACCGAAGATCCAAGGACAAAAAATGTGACACACAAACTCCATCCACACTAAAACAATTCAACTGTCAAAACAAAATATCCCTCATGTGTAAGGAACTATTTAACCACTAAACTTTAGTTGTAGATCGGAGGTTTGAACCATAGCTgcagtaaaaaaaatttaaatgagGTGTTAGAACACCCTTTTAGTTTAGTCGAACCTGTATATTTGTTAGTTCCTTATACAACCTCTTTAGACTCCCTGTCATGTAATAAGATATATTAGATTACAGGAACGTTATCtttgtaacaaaaaaaaaaagtaaggaaCTATTTGGACCTATTGTTAATGCTTAAGGGCTGAATATGAACTTAGCAGTTCGAAAGACAAAAATACTCCTCAGCAATTACTTATTAGGAACAAGAGTGCAAACCCGAAGGGCCTAATTGGCAATCGATACATTTTTTGCACAGCTtcccccttttccttttgacATGTGGCACAATGTGAGTTAAGAGGGTTGTtttttgggttaattacatttacctcccctgaggtttgaccatattatcaatcaatccctataatttgtccaaataacggtctcaccctttgaatgatcaaacatttaacaaaaacccccttaatgccgaaaatgcccttattgaggccatgttgcattaaaaaagaacatatttttattttattaaccctgaagcaatccaaaaaaatagaaaaaagtttttgcttattattttataaaaaccatatctttgcttccataaatagttttgaatcaataattattttaaatcttaaaaatgaatattaaaaattagataaattgaaagaaaaataaaaaagaagcaattattttaaatcctcaagTATGGTTCGAATTTGTGGTTCAAGGCATGTTGCGGAGAGCACAAGGCATGTTTTTCTCAATTTGAACCATACTCcaagaattaaaataatttcttttggattgcttcagggttaataaaataaaaatatgttctttttttaatgcaatatagcctcaataagggcattttcggcattaagggggtttttgttaaatgtttgatcatttaAAGGGTGAGActgttatttggacaaattacagggATTGATTAGTAATATGgccaaacctcaggggaggtaaatgtaattaacccttgtTTTTTTTATCTATTTGGTAGATTTTGGGACACACTTCTAagaaaaatttctaattttctcATGGAAAAATTGGTTATAAATTACAAACATTCAAGGGAAAAAAAGGGCAAGTGGtataaaattttgaatcaaGAGCAGAGTTTGATGGTTGAATCAAGAATCTCACCATCATGAATAAGTAAGGAATATAAGATTTACTGCAAGTTCTAAATTTCTCCAATAAACAAAAAGAGGAAAGTAAACGcaaaaagatagaaagaaattaaaatctaGGAAGATCTATACTTTTTTTTGTtgcaataataatatttttataaccTACTATTACGACCTACACTTGACAAGTAGAGGCATCCATATTGGCAAAAGTTGACAGGGCACTTTAGTCACTCCCCTTGCATCAAGAGAGACtctaaaaaaatgcagcaaaaagaagaaaaggttaGGAGCAACTTCTTTAGGATGCTCATAACAGGAAAAGCAAAATTGCAAATGGAAAAAGATTTATCGACTTTCTGGTTCATTTCATTGAACTTTCTAGTTTCTACCCCACATCTACAGTCCATTTCGTACTGCATACCGCATAAAAGGAAGGGGTAAAGATTGTCctcatgttcttcttcttccactCCTAAATGGACTTGAAGTTTTGTTGAGCAAGAAATGAGAAAcatttcctcttcttcttcttctgcttccACTCCTAAATGGACTTATGATGTTTTCTTGAGCTTTAAGGGTGAAGATGTCCGAAAGAGCTTTGTCGACTTCCTCTACAGTGCTCTGCAACAAAAGGGAATTTACACCTTCAAAGACGACGAAAAGCTTGAAAGAGGAAGATCCATTTCACCTGCACTAATCCAAGCTATTAAAGAGTCAAGAATTGCAGTTATAATATTCTCAGAAAATTATGCCACTTCTTCATGGTGTTTAGAGGAGCTCGCAGAAATCGTTGACTGCAACCATATATTGGGACAAACTGTTCTGCCGGTTTTTTATTACGTGGATCCAACTGTGGTACGGAGACAGAAAGGCAGCTTTGGTCGAGCTTTTGTCAAACATGAAGACGAAATAGAGGACAAGGAAAGGATTCAAAAGTGGAGAGCAGCTCTTGGTGAAGCTGCTTCTATCTCTGGCTGGGATGTTCCCAACACTGCTGATGGGTAAATTCACTAACTCTGATCTTTAAAAATATGAACTAGCATCCCTTCTTTTTGGACAAATAGTTGGCTATTCGGTTAAGTATCATTTTTGAATTGTAATAACTAATAAGCTGTtagcttctctctctctctctcgggtATTTGTTTTCCTATGGGTCATTGATCCTTTTCTTGGTGCTCTTTTTCTGTCGTTCACTACTCTATCAATTTGGCGGTTCAAGGAGGATTGTTAATGATCTTGGCTAAAAGAAATTAGATCTGAGGTTGACTTGACCAATTCCATGACACCAATCCTGATACTGAAGTACCAATCAAGCACCTCCGAggttatttataatttatttcttgACTGTTTTCCTGTAGCACTCAGCTTTCTTGGAGGGGTTTGGGAAGGGGAGAAAACAGGATTCTGGACCATTAACTGATAAATGATGAAGCCAaataaataaacacacataaatCTATAGAAACAATCAAGAAAAATGATATAGAGGCaaaggaatttcttcaactATTCAAAAAGCTGCGCTACTGACGGTACAAGGAGGACAACATGCAAAACGAAAAAATAAAACCCAATGACACAGAGGCTATCATTCTCCTATCGTACCCTACGGACTTGTACACTTATTAGTACAACTAATATGGGATTTTATCCCATGTGACCACCCTTATGTCCTAACAATGAAACCAACATTACTAACCAATAAACTAACACCACGCGGCTAACTAAACTAACCAATTAATATTTGCTTGGTTTAATTTCTACAATAAATAACTACATCGATTTCTCTATCAAATCAATgtgttattcaaaaaaaaaaaaaaaaagacaaaatcatACAGAGAATTCAGTAATAAAGAATAGTGACGACCACACAAAAATGTTTggtatcttttcttttcaactggTGCTAGATCAATTTTGAGGGTTCAACTTGAAATTGGTCACCTGTTTTCATGCAAACTGCTGGTAATGGAGCTCAGAGGCCGGGATAATTGTTTCTCGTTTTCGTCAAAAGTATAATCTATTGTCACACCTGAATTTCTGCAGCTGGTCATTTTGTATTCTGTGGGATGTGTGTCaataaaattgcaaaaataTTGTTTTATCATCAGTATCTCTtttttaggttgcattttaAGCTGACATGTTGTTCCAAGCTTTAGCTTTGCATATAATCAAAATTAGATATGTATCATGTGAATGTATTCATGCTTTCACTCTGGCAGAATTTGGCTGGTGCTCTTTTCAAactttcattttagttttaGAAGGATCGTTGCCTTCATTCTTGAGTTTATTCTAAGAAGGATTATTTCATGCTTTAAATTGAATTATTGACTCTTGTCATTTCTTTCTGGTTAGATGCGTATAAGGTTATGAAacagaaatgaagaaataacTAATTCCGACCTAAACTTTTTCTGTCTGCGTTCCTATTAGGAGTTAATTGTACACAAAAGAAGATAAGTAGCAACCAGGTGACTCAAGTCCGACTGTCATATCATGTCAAAAAATCGAATCCTTCTCATTTCATGAAATTGTTTTTAAGAACTTAGCACGCGCGTAATGAGTAATAAGACGATATTTGAGCAAGTCAAAAACTTATTCTTTAACAGTTCAAACGCTATCATCTGTCATCCTTGGTCTCTCTCAGTATACATATGTTGTCTTTGTCAACGTTTCTTTACCAtgagttttcactttcatttcaaTTTTGGAAAGGTTTCATCCATGCTATCTTCTCTTATGCATTTGACATGTTTCCggcaatttcttttttgttaagTCTTTCTTTCTAAATTTCTTCTTGTCACCTCTTCTCAGTTGGCAATGGTTTTTCCTCTGCCCTCCCCCCCCAACCACCACCACTACCACAAACAAAACACAAACTCTGTAATTCAGTTGTTACAGTTCTGTTACTTTATTTACCACCCTTAGTAGTCTTTCTCTCGTTGATATCTGTTCATCTATTTATCAATTTTCCAAGGAACATATTTTTCTGCTTTCCGTGTACTGTTATTTTACTAGTAGCATCCTCAATACTTGTGATCCTGAGGCCAACATAAGTATTGTATCAAAAATAATATTGACAACGTATACATGATGACAAACAATGATGTTGCTTAGCACTGAAGCATACATTAGATTGAAGTATCTATATATCTGCTCTGTAGGAGTATTTATTAGtgtttttttccaaattagcaTTTGTTAGATCTATCTATTTTGAGAATATGGTTATGCATCTCTCGTGCATGATCTTTTCttaccttttattttcttttttcatgcaTAGGCGTGAGTCTAAATGCATCCAAGAAATTGTTGGAGATGTTATAGCTAAATTGGGAAGAGTTATTGCAGTTGAAGAAAAAAACCAAGTTGGTATTGATTCTCGAGTTCATAAAGTAAATGCATTGCTGAATTTGGGGTCTGATGAGGTTCACTTTATAGGGATTTGGGGAATGAGTGGAATTGGTAAAACAACCTTGGCAAGGGCTGTTTTTGACCGAATATCCATTCATTTTGAAGGTGCCATCTTTCTCCATGAAGTTAGAGAACAATCAAAATGTCTGGAAATTTTGCAAGAGaagattctttcaaaaattctttgCTTAAAAGATTTGAGGATCAGCAGTGTTTTTGAAGGGTCAAATATGATTAGGAGAAGACTATGCTATAAAAAAGTCCTTattgttcttgatgatgttgACCACCTAGATCAATTAGAAGCTTTAGCTGGAAAACATCATTGGTTCGGTGCTGGTAGTAGAATTATCATAACCACAAAAAATAAGCATTTGCTTGTTACACATGAAGTAGATAGAATGTACAAGGTGGAGTTATTGAATGAATATGAAGCTATTCAGCTGTTTAGTTGGTATGCTTTCAAGAAGGACTATCCTGCAGAAGATTATGAGGAGCTTTCAATTGAAATAGTGCATTATGCTGGTTGCCTTCCCTTAGGTCTAAAAGTTTTAGGTAGTTTTCTGTATGGCAGAGACATGACTGAATGGAGAAGTGAAGTGGGGAGATTAAAAAGAATTCCCGAAGATGAAATTATGGAAAAGCTCAAAGTAAGTTTTAATGGACTCAGagaagttgaaaaagaaattttcttggACATTGCATGTTTCTTtaaagggaagaagaaagaatacaTAAGAAGAGTACTTGATAGTTTCAATTTCTATCCTGATATAGGCATAAAGGTTCTCATCGAGAAATCTCTGGTAACTGTTTCTGGAGGAAGGATTCTGATGCATTGTTTAATACAAGAAATGGGTTGGCATATTGTTCGCCAAAAGGCTCCAGATGAGCCAGGAAAACACAGCAGGCTCTGGGTAGCAGAGGAAATTTGTGATGTTTTGGCTAGAGACAAGGTAAGCGATCTTCCACTTCTAAGTTAATTTCATTCCACCTAGAAAAATATTCCAATTGTATATTTCTCGAATATTTTGTTCATGCAATTTCTCCTCTTCTTCTCCTCCTTTTATCCCATTTCCTGGCAGGTGACAGAAAATGTTGTAGGCATGTGGTTGGATCTGTCTACCCCAAAGGATGTACTAATTAATAATGAAGCCTTTGAAAAGATGAAGCAGCTAAGGCTACTCAAAATCAATAATGCTTGTGTTTCTCGTTGCCCAAATTACATACCAAATGAGATACGGTGGCTTAACTGGCATGGATACCCTTCAAAATCCCTTCCAGAGAGTTTCCAACCTGAAAATCTCGTAGGACTCAAGCTGCAATATAGCCGCGTCGTACAACTATGGAAGGGGATAAAGGTACCACCTTGAACTCTGATTTATTGTTGTTTCCTGatgtcccccccccccccccctccctctctgtgtcattttcttcattttgccaAAAACCTTTGACAGTTGCTGGACAAATTGAAATACATCAACCTTAGCTATTCCCAGAAGTTAATAAGGACCCCAGATTTCACAGGGATACCTAATCTTG
Coding sequences within it:
- the LOC113705969 gene encoding TMV resistance protein N-like, with the protein product MRNISSSSSSASTPKWTYDVFLSFKGEDVRKSFVDFLYSALQQKGIYTFKDDEKLERGRSISPALIQAIKESRIAVIIFSENYATSSWCLEELAEIVDCNHILGQTVLPVFYYVDPTVVRRQKGSFGRAFVKHEDEIEDKERIQKWRAALGEAASISGWDVPNTADGRESKCIQEIVGDVIAKLGRVIAVEEKNQVGIDSRVHKVNALLNLGSDEVHFIGIWGMSGIGKTTLARAVFDRISIHFEGAIFLHEVREQSKCLEILQEKILSKILCLKDLRISSVFEGSNMIRRRLCYKKVLIVLDDVDHLDQLEALAGKHHWFGAGSRIIITTKNKHLLVTHEVDRMYKVELLNEYEAIQLFSWYAFKKDYPAEDYEELSIEIVHYAGCLPLGLKVLGSFLYGRDMTEWRSEVGRLKRIPEDEIMEKLKVSFNGLREVEKEIFLDIACFFKGKKKEYIRRVLDSFNFYPDIGIKVLIEKSLVTVSGGRILMHCLIQEMGWHIVRQKAPDEPGKHSRLWVAEEICDVLARDKVTENVVGMWLDLSTPKDVLINNEAFEKMKQLRLLKINNACVSRCPNYIPNEIRWLNWHGYPSKSLPESFQPENLVGLKLQYSRVVQLWKGIKLLDKLKYINLSYSQKLIRTPDFTGIPNLERLILEDCSSLTEIHPSAGYLKRLQLFNLRNCTSLRSLPKQIILESLEVMILSGCSKVGEFPKILGAMDHLKAVYLEATAIKELPPSIEHLTSLVLLNLSYCKSLASLPSSLCRLKCLKVLILSGCSKLDELPEELGHVLSLEELYVDETAISKPPSSVVLLKNLKTLSFRGCKAMACRTWRAFSSSWLLGQKSRDSTGLVLPSVSGLNCLAKLDLSDCNLLDGGFPCDLGSLSSLVELNLGKNNFTSISAASIKNLSRLQALELDGCKRLEILPELPPSIEVLYADNCTSLQSATDLLTKYGKLYRVSFSNCFQLLQDEQTSSMIDATWNHMLKELLLVDDNFSICLPGGRIPSWFTYQNWGPSIRIKLPSNWYSDEFMGFAVCAVSDLITTTLEWRDLLQKIPSVRIQFNLIDQEERICNRMFTIGCGGSEKIINSEHTCLAYLSFHEIWLLCFDKVCSPNDWTCIEVSADVYSKKYMVFKAWGISLVYKDDVRQNTELSMIPQSSELGERGLSSSVLANGLKSIRKKRRGREGFSRIPPK